The SAR324 cluster bacterium genome has a segment encoding these proteins:
- a CDS encoding ABC transporter ATP-binding protein: MASVALKNLYKNFGQTTVVRDVNVEIDDGEFLVFVGPSGCGKTTTLRMVVGLESLSQGEIHIGNCLVNDLPPGDRDVAMVFQNYALYSHMTVSRNLGFALKARGIADQEIAKRVQRVAKMLDLEGLLERKPKQLSGGQRQRVALGRAVVRNPQVFLMDEPLSNLDALLRLKTRKELIELTTELNSTVIYVTHDQVEAMTMGHRLAVMNKGEVVQLDPPEKVFNEPSNRFVAEFIGSPPMNFLDVKVVEENFQKILKSDAFDLVLPKYWDSISESEAILGFRPHDAQLVSEGGVAGRVTVVETLGAEKLVYLKIGKNSLSILVPASEKIRSGDHLRFDLNKNALHLFNRVDEKRIMLFKQS, encoded by the coding sequence TGGCTTCAGTTGCTCTGAAAAATCTTTATAAAAATTTCGGTCAAACAACCGTAGTTAGAGATGTAAATGTAGAGATTGATGATGGAGAATTTCTAGTTTTCGTAGGGCCCTCTGGTTGTGGAAAAACAACGACACTTCGCATGGTTGTAGGATTAGAATCTCTAAGCCAAGGCGAGATACATATTGGAAACTGCCTTGTTAATGATCTACCTCCAGGTGATCGGGATGTTGCCATGGTTTTTCAAAATTATGCTCTCTATTCCCACATGACCGTGAGCAGAAATTTAGGATTTGCATTGAAGGCTAGAGGAATAGCTGACCAAGAAATTGCTAAAAGGGTTCAGCGAGTTGCTAAAATGCTGGATTTGGAGGGATTGCTTGAACGAAAACCAAAGCAGTTATCCGGGGGACAACGCCAGCGAGTTGCCTTAGGGAGAGCAGTCGTGCGGAATCCCCAAGTTTTTTTAATGGATGAACCGTTATCCAATCTCGATGCTTTATTGCGACTAAAGACTAGAAAAGAATTGATCGAGCTTACAACAGAATTAAATAGTACTGTAATCTATGTCACTCATGATCAGGTTGAGGCTATGACCATGGGGCATCGATTAGCTGTGATGAACAAAGGAGAAGTTGTTCAATTGGACCCACCAGAAAAGGTTTTTAATGAACCATCCAACCGTTTTGTTGCAGAATTTATTGGAAGCCCCCCGATGAATTTTCTGGATGTTAAGGTGGTAGAAGAAAACTTCCAAAAAATCTTGAAAAGTGATGCCTTTGATCTAGTTTTACCGAAGTACTGGGATTCAATCTCCGAGTCCGAAGCCATCTTGGGTTTTCGTCCTCACGACGCACAACTGGTTTCGGAGGGAGGAGTTGCTGGTAGGGTAACGGTGGTTGAAACGTTAGGAGCTGAGAAATTAGTCTATCTCAAGATCGGTAAAAATAGTTTATCAATTCTGGTTCCTGCTTCTGAAAAAATACGCTCTGGGGATCATTTACGGTTTGATCTCAATAAAAATGCGCTTCATTTATTTAATCGTGTAGATGAGAAGAGAATTATGCTTTTCAAGCAAAGCTAA